The Acropora muricata isolate sample 2 chromosome 7, ASM3666990v1, whole genome shotgun sequence genomic interval TACCAGTTCTTTAATATTTGTCTGTGTTCCGACGTGAAAAACTGAATGCGTGCATGGATCCTGAGCGTTGACAGAAATACCACGTTCTTAGctgtgaaatataaaaacagCGAGCCGCACGTCCTACAAGCGTAAATTAGTAGAGGAAACTTTTCCCCACTTCACTCCAGGAGCTTATTGTTCCTAACTACTCACACTGGCAGCTGTTAACAGTTTCAAGGCGAACCCGTGTGAAACCTGCCACGTACCAgtaattaatttatattttcGTCCCATTCATCGTGCGCTACACTTTTTTGTAGAATGAAATATTAATGGcataaaatgaaagaagaatGTACCTGAGGCTGAGATCTTTCCAGGACACATTTTTGCATGTTGAAGATCtgtgaaatacaataaaataaaatttatttatctAAAAAGTTAAGAATACAAATAAGAAAAGCGGGGTTGATCAAACAGTGAAAGGAatcaaacaaatgagaaaaagacaatatttcgaaaggctcTGCCTTTCctcatcagggtgttacaaattgtggctttcggaagctggttttgttaaaaatttaaataaggaTAGTTTGTTATGTAATATGGCACAGATGTTAAGAACCACCTAACTTTTGttagatgaaatttgaaaataaaataacagaaatggctagatttcagaatactccctcacttattagcatatgaattaaatgtattgttttctatgtctcgttctttaagagaagaaggcattatgcaaataagtgagggggtattctgaaatcgctcCCGTTTTTCTATTTAAACCTTACGGCTAAATTTTCCTTTAGATCGTGGACCCCaataggagcaaacagcgcgatggaATTGTCAAAATTCCTAGCAATAATCTGTTACTTGCTCAAAACGTAATAAAAACCGCGTGTTCACGGTGCAATcggttttgtttctcattggatAAAAAACTAGCAGGAGATCTTTTAGCCAATCGGTATGTctggcaatcgcaatcacgaaattacagtcatttgaaaactgcactaACAGCAATGACAATCTGCTGTCTACAAAAGTGAAATCCAGCTCGATCGTGGTCGgaattgctgaaaaaaaaaaaagaaaaatcgccTTCATCTTGTCTAAACCTTCGTATGCTCGTtaaggaattttaaatttctttgcacCTGTTAACAATCCAGGAAATGACACCGTATCGAATTTTAAGTCATAAAAGTAAGTTTGGAAACATATGGTTAACTGAAAGTATTCGGGTTTATTGATATTCAATTATATACGGAATAAGTATTGACTAAAACTATATTTTGTCTCGAATTTAAGAGTAGCGCTAAGGGCACTAGTATCTCCCagttacaaaatattaaaattcaaagAGACAATTACAATGTATAAACATTCAAACAagacaaatataaatatattcgGTAGAAGAGCGCCAAACCGGATCCGGAAACGTGGTAATTTCAAATTGGGGTTTTGCAGgattttgcagaggacgacgcggaattgttgtaaaatacatgccgaacgtgcagcacgcttatttttccccGTTCAACCAATAAGAGTCTTAATTCATGGCGTAATCGTTGCTGTTGACATCGTTGATGCTAAAGCTGACAAATATCCCATCTGATGCTTTGTTTTATCGAAAATAATTCTGCTTTTATTACAACCCTTGTCATTTCACAGATCAGATGAGAGACTCTTTTAGACATTCATTGAATAACTCGAATTAGTTTCAGacattcataattatttttgatggTGAAGACTTACATTATTAACTGCGTATGAAGGACAAAATCTGCACTTACCAGATATCGTTGTACATCTTGGAGCTACCCATCTATTCCTCGAGCGACTTTGTGAACTGTACATATAATGCAATTTGACGTTTTTCTTAACTCTGAATGCTAGCGCATGTGTCATTTTATGTTTTTCATCTCCGCctacaaattttcatatttaacgAGCAAAAATATTTGCACGCTCCACACGTGTACCACGCTTAGCACGTGCAGACTGCAAGTGCCCCATGCATAGCAGAAGCATCACACACAGCACGTGTGACACGACGTGTCATATAGTTTCTTTGCTGCTCCGCCTGCAAAACTACGCAGCaacgaacaaaataaaaaaaaaattcttgtacCATCTTTATTCTAATAAACATCTCAAAGCAAATCAGAGAGTAAGCACTATAATCTAAAAAGCAAAAgcagaaaaacaagaagaacaaatacaaagcaaaaactATATAACGTTGAACCAATTCAGGCCGTTTTATGGGTTATAAAGGGCACAAAATGTCTGTATGGTCGATGGCATATCTACGGTCAAAAAATAGATGGTTTTCAAACAAATTAGACGaaccttttgcaaaatggccaaatatTAAATCCGTCATTTAGCTTCCTTTGGTTCTAAAAAGCGTAAagtattacaccttttgctctTCATTTACGGAAAATAAAGattcatttgtgtccaaatttGTTTCCTTACGGTCATTATACtctcattaacaccaatatGACCTTCATTTGCGCGTAAGGAACGTTCAAGAGTAACATTTGCATATGTGTTAACATCCAAAATcatcaaaaaacaaacaataccaTCCTTCGACATTCATTGACtgaaaatgtattttcattttggtcGAAATGAACTTCGTTGTCACGAAACGACAATCATTTACACTTTTGGACAatcctttttcaacaaaagaGTTTCAATAACACAATTTGCATGCGACCTCACAATCAATTGCATTATTATACAATCATTTCCATGAAGGTAACAACCTTTAGTGCGGTGAGACAAACATTACAGTCATAATAACATTCATTTTTGAAAGAGCGAATATCAAATTTGCTCAACGATTTATCCCTCAATTGCTTCTTTGTTGAGGCATCGTGGCAAATACGTTTGCATAAAACGATACCATTGCTCACATTTAGCTGCTGTAATGGTACCAATGTTTCGTTGTAGGGCTTGCTGTAACAGCTGAGTGCGATAATTTCCTAGAGCAATTCCCTGGCGTCTTGCTTCTTCTCTGTTATTCATCTGTTCCTGTATCTCAGGACGGCTGATATCTGCTTTGATGGCCGCTTTCAAGGAACTTAATGCTTGTTCTACAATATTCAAGAATGGACTGTAGGGTGGTAACTTTTTTAGTTCTGTGTTGGGACCGGGAATAGCAGGGTTATAGTGGGCTGGCGCTCCGTCATAGATGAAGATAACATGTTCGTCTGGATCAAGGTTTGGTCTTGTTTGTGCCAAGAAGTCATCAAATCTTCGTGCATTCATCCCACCAATAAATGCAGAGTGGAAAACAAGACCATTGGTAGGTGAAATGGCCGTTGTGACAGTTACATTTCTTCCTCGCTGACCACAGACCTGTCTGTAGGCTCGTTCCCCTCTCCTTGCTCTCCCGTGAGTTCTTGCCGTCCAAATATTGTATCCACATGAATGACATCAGGACGGTTTCTATCCGCAGGAACAGGCCTGGCCAGCTTTACACGAAACAACATTCCTTCGAAAGTTCTTGCCACAGTGCGCTCGCAGATTCTGGGTTTTCGAGGGAGGCGTTTTCTCAATTCTTGATTAAGCTGTGTGAGAGTCAGTAAGCAATTTTAGTTCAAAATTTCATTGAGGCAATCTCTCATCTCATTATCAACCCTAACATGGTTTGGGCCTCCACGTGGTCTTTCCGCGATTCTGCCTTCTCTTACATATCTCGACACAATACTTCTGGCTGTGGATCTATTGATTCCAAATGTATCTACAACTATTAGATAGTCTTCGTTAACATCTTCAAAGGCCCTGACTAACCTTTCGCGGTGTTCAAATGGGATTCTGTTTCTTCTTGGCATTTCTGGTTAAATCTAACTGTCCCTCCCTGGACGTCACATAAAACTTActgtacaccttttgctgttcattacgagaaaatacgcattcatttgtgtgaattgacgaccaatagcgcgaagatgcattcatgagcgccaagaagcgaacatttgcatgtaactcacattcaataacgatttttgcatttttgtttacattcaatagcattttcatatattcatatgcgtcattcggcatacaatGACAATGAAGACAGTATTCtggcacgctttgcacgtgcgtttgtcatttttgcacatttcaCAGGCATTCCCGTCCTCCCTCTTtgcacgacgtgaaatgacttgttttgcaattgtgtgaGTGACGTAAGAATTCCACGAAAATCCTTTTCTTCTCACTTCCAAACCGCAcaaaccaatttaattccagtcTAATTAGTACACATTTTGCAAGGCAACTTTAAACGACGAGGTATAATTGAAAAATCATTGAAGAAACGCTAAAATACTTACCAAACTACAAAATTGACACTTAACAATTGACTCTAATACTTAAAAAGCTACGTTTAACACTGAGACGGCAACAATTTCAGTTTAAAATGGGACTTTTTTCGTCGAAAACGCGCGTATTTTTTACGAAAAATCACTTaagattttcaacattttttattCTAAAACTGTTCTTTGCCCATTTGTAAGTAACAAAAGAAGGGATAAAATTTTTCGTTTTCTACAGACTTCAATTTCATGAACCAAATCAGACCAAAAATGGTTTTCTCCTAAGAGAACTCGATAAAGCTTAATCGAAAGAAAATGATAGATGCCAGTAAAACAGGACGTTTAAACTTGCATAACTAATTTATCCACAGGTTCAAAGAGTAGGTCTTGCTTCTTGCGCTGGCCCTCCCATCACCAAAATCATATTCTCCCTTCCCCCCACTGGAGAAAGAAGCCTTATCCGCTTCGGTTATTCCGACCCCGTGATCTGCCCGTTGACAATCTTTCCCTCCTCCACCAATCATCAACACTGCTCCATCACCATGTCCCCAGTCGCACCAGAAGCCAACTTGTGTTGCCTTTTGAAGTGAGCCACTGCACGTAGCTTGTCCGAATCCATCGGTTGTTTGAAACTGGCCGCCATATTGAACATTGCAATTTCCCTTGCAGTCATCACTTGCCCAAACTCTACCATTTCTAAAGTTACCAtatctggatattttctccCGGAATGTCTTTCCACCCAGACAGTCACCTGTGGTCTGCAACAACGCGGTGTGCTGAGGGTCATCGCTGCGCGTGATCTTGAATTGGCGGCCCCTGACCAACCAGAATGCCGGCGAGAGCATGTCTGCGTTGACTGATGTGTTCGATATATCTCCAGCCCCTACGGTTTTATCGTACCACCACTCTCCACTGTAAGTAAACACAATAAGtcttcaaaaaaaaagaaaaaaaaaatgataagatTTTCACCATCGTTTCCAGAAGTAATACCCCCATGTCAGGATCcccaaatattttcaaacattgtgTGGGTTCTGAAACGTTTCTAACAACCTCGCGAACAAAAGTTGTAATACGAGGGGTTTTGCACGTGTGGTCACTTACAAATGTAATGAGAAAGGCGGCCCTTTCTTCAAGGCCCCGGTCGGAGTTAAATCTCGTAACTTCAAAAACTAATTCGATTGAGCTAAAATATCATCATTCCAAAGATTCAAATTTGTCGCTCGCCTGAAATGAAGTGCGGGACTTCGTCGATAACGTGTATAACCCGTCAATAAGACTAACATTTTTCTGCTTTCCATCCATAAGTATACCTAACGcaaaggaataaaaattgaTTCAACACTCATGAACATGGCCATGGCAGGGATTTTACTTTCCAAATGCAAGCATTTTACTTTCCCTTGTTCCCAATTCTTGGATGCTCTCTCTTTTTGGTTCGGCCACTGGCATGAGCGCAGGCACAGGTGTGAGTCTTTCAGCCTGGACCAAAACTTTCCAAGGTCGAGAGACAAATTTCTCGGAACATGGTGAAAGCATTCGTCCTGCGCTTTTCACTGCGCGCAGCGGCCGACACTTCGCAACGAGGCGTGAATTCTTGCTATCAACATCATCATGTCATCATCCTTACCGTCTTCATTTTGCCTTTAATGTCAAATCGCTGCCTCACGTCTTATCAAAATATACTTATTTGTAATACGTCTAATCTTATTATAGCCGAGGTACCTAGCTAGAGTCTTATTATTTCTTCAATGATGGAAGTTATTTTGACAGTTATCCTCTGCATTTCTCGTTTCATCTAGCTTCCAATGAATTTTATTGACGgatcacaaataaaaaaaaagataattcatTGATTTCTTACCCTGACAGCTGTGATTGTGGTCGCACCGGTAGGAGCCCAGTGTATTGATGCAATTGAAATGTATGCTACAGACAGGCGTCGATGATGTGCATTCGTCAACGTCTGCAAGAAAGGAATCGACAAATATTGAAGaacataaataacaaaaaggcgacaatgaagaaaaaaagagaggaggagaagaagaatGATGATAATAACGAACACATAGATGaaggcaaagaagaagaagaagaagaaactaaGACAATGACAACGAAgataaacaaagaagaaaaagaagatgaagtAGAAGAAGAACTCAACAC includes:
- the LOC136923051 gene encoding uncharacterized protein; protein product: MLSPAFWLVRGRQFKITRSDDPQHTALLQTTGDCLGGKTFREKISRYGNFRNGRVWASDDCKGNCNVQYGGQFQTTDGFGQATCSGSLQKATQVGFWCDWGHGDGAVLMIGGGGKDCQRADHGVGITEADKASFSSGGKGEYDFGDGRASARSKTYSLNLWIN
- the LOC136921669 gene encoding uncharacterized protein, with translation MPRRNRIPFEHRERTHGRARRGERAYRQVCGQRGRNVTVTTAISPTNGLVFHSAFIGGMNARRFDDFLAQTRPNLDPDEHVIFIYDGAPAHYNPAIPGPNTELKKLPPYSPFLNIVEQALSSLKAAIKADISRPEIQEQMNNREEARRQGIALGNYRTQLLQQALQRNIGTITAAKCEQWYRFMQTYLPRCLNKEAIEG